A section of the Vicinamibacterales bacterium genome encodes:
- a CDS encoding multicopper oxidase domain-containing protein, whose amino-acid sequence MSIYLPEDASKARIRDAENARKNRAEIVRAQSWGQVTRRDLVKWGLFTTAGLLAPIGGLNPFVGSARADGGGSSIPTGAPRSPLYGVQPFTQVMPRFDVLPRNPVSSLDPVPSAMANQTMQPVPGELGGGYGPIEGRPPGDVWAHQRFEQFPPAVCVQAMQAGARANLTYNPGVPSSLNSGMAANQSLPVKFHPNWPTQNENSVWTFNGTIPPKLVQGRYAEPILFRHYNRLPADVTKNNGFGRHTISTHEHNGHHGAENDGFTGAYFFPGQFYDYHWPIVLAGHFSMNTAATDRMASTPDGSGGLIRIPGDWHETMSTHWFHDHMFSFTSQNVYKGNAAMFNIYSGLDRGNEAIDDGVNLRLPSGTAKDWGNLDYDVNLMLADKAFDQSGQLYFDIFNFDGFLGDVMTVNLAYRPYFEVERRKYRFRILNASVSRFFKVALANASGTAQPIVQIANDGNLLPSPVTLTSLDEQGIAERYDIVIDFSKYNIGDKLHLVNLCEHQDGKKPANDLSMSNALSGKSADPCVGRFLEFRIVRNPANPDLSRVPSTMIPNPDLSRIPVARVRNFVFGDGASQPSTSDPIAAFIGPWGIATDGGKVLAADYNRISAAPQYGTREIWNLINGGGGWDHPIHIHFEEGQILARNGSLSNVPAWERGRKDVYRLRPSGSVTLTMQFRDWGGMYMEHCHNTVHEDNAMLLRWEVDQYGSTTLQPLPTPCPTPQGVFWESPEGLPAK is encoded by the coding sequence ATGAGCATCTACCTGCCAGAGGACGCGTCGAAGGCGCGTATCCGCGATGCCGAGAACGCCAGGAAGAATCGTGCCGAGATCGTCCGAGCGCAGTCATGGGGCCAGGTGACGCGCCGCGATCTCGTCAAGTGGGGTCTGTTCACAACCGCCGGGCTGTTGGCACCGATCGGCGGGCTCAACCCGTTCGTCGGCAGCGCCCGCGCCGACGGCGGCGGCAGCAGCATTCCAACCGGGGCACCGCGCAGTCCGCTGTACGGAGTGCAGCCGTTCACGCAGGTGATGCCGCGCTTCGACGTCCTGCCGCGCAACCCCGTGTCGTCTCTGGATCCCGTCCCTTCGGCCATGGCCAATCAGACGATGCAGCCGGTGCCGGGGGAGCTCGGCGGAGGCTACGGTCCCATTGAAGGGCGTCCTCCGGGAGATGTCTGGGCGCACCAGCGATTCGAGCAGTTTCCACCGGCCGTGTGCGTCCAGGCCATGCAGGCCGGCGCTCGGGCCAACCTCACGTACAATCCCGGCGTCCCGTCCAGCCTGAATTCCGGCATGGCGGCGAATCAGTCGCTCCCGGTGAAATTCCACCCGAACTGGCCGACGCAGAACGAGAACTCGGTCTGGACCTTCAACGGCACGATTCCGCCGAAGCTCGTGCAAGGCCGCTACGCCGAGCCGATCCTCTTCCGCCACTACAACCGGCTGCCCGCCGATGTCACGAAGAACAACGGCTTCGGCCGACACACGATCTCGACCCACGAACACAACGGCCACCACGGAGCCGAGAACGACGGCTTCACCGGCGCCTACTTCTTCCCTGGCCAGTTCTACGACTACCACTGGCCGATCGTCCTGGCGGGCCACTTCAGCATGAACACCGCGGCCACCGATCGGATGGCCAGCACGCCCGACGGAAGCGGCGGGCTGATCCGGATCCCGGGCGACTGGCACGAGACGATGAGCACCCACTGGTTCCACGATCACATGTTCAGCTTCACCTCGCAGAACGTGTACAAGGGCAACGCGGCGATGTTCAACATCTACAGCGGCCTGGATCGCGGCAACGAGGCGATCGACGACGGCGTGAACCTGCGGCTTCCGAGCGGCACGGCGAAGGACTGGGGCAACCTGGACTACGACGTGAACCTCATGCTGGCCGACAAGGCGTTCGACCAGTCGGGACAGCTGTATTTCGACATCTTCAACTTCGACGGGTTCCTGGGCGATGTCATGACCGTGAACCTCGCCTATCGCCCGTACTTCGAGGTGGAACGCCGGAAGTACCGCTTCCGGATCCTGAATGCGAGCGTCTCGCGCTTCTTCAAGGTGGCGCTTGCCAACGCCTCCGGGACCGCGCAGCCGATCGTCCAGATCGCCAACGACGGCAACCTGCTGCCGTCGCCGGTCACGCTCACCTCGCTCGACGAGCAGGGCATTGCCGAGCGCTACGACATCGTCATCGACTTCTCGAAGTACAACATCGGGGACAAGCTCCACCTGGTGAACCTCTGCGAGCACCAGGACGGCAAGAAGCCGGCGAACGATCTGTCGATGTCAAATGCGCTTTCGGGTAAGTCGGCGGACCCGTGCGTCGGTCGGTTCCTGGAGTTCCGCATCGTGCGCAATCCCGCCAATCCCGACCTGAGCCGTGTTCCGAGCACGATGATTCCGAACCCGGATCTCTCGAGGATCCCCGTCGCGCGGGTGCGTAACTTCGTGTTTGGTGACGGGGCGTCGCAACCCAGCACCTCGGACCCGATCGCGGCGTTCATCGGCCCATGGGGCATTGCCACGGATGGCGGGAAGGTGTTGGCCGCGGACTACAACCGGATCTCCGCCGCTCCGCAGTACGGCACGCGTGAAATCTGGAACCTGATCAACGGCGGCGGTGGTTGGGACCACCCGATACACATCCACTTCGAGGAGGGTCAGATCCTGGCTCGCAACGGCAGCCTGAGCAACGTGCCGGCCTGGGAACGCGGTCGGAAGGACGTGTACAGGCTCCGCCCAAGTGGGAGCGTCACGCTCACCATGCAGTTCCGGGACTGGGGCGGCATGTACATGGAGCACTGCCACAATACCGTGCACGAGGACAACGCGATGCTGCTGCGCTGGGAGGTCGATCAGTACGGATCGACGACCCTGCAGCCGCTGCCGACGCCGTGTCCGACGCCGCAAGGTGTGTTCTGGGAATCACCGGAGGGCCTGCCCGCCAAGTAG
- a CDS encoding SCO family protein, giving the protein MRSMFWLRIAPVLVVACAVVAAVAFESVPAAADNSHWGANYFPNVTLTTHEGRQVHFYDDLVRGKIVAIDLIYTTCKYACPLETARLAQVQTLLGDRMGRDVFFYSITIDPDHDTPPVLKAYAEKYHAGPGWLFLTGKASDIELISRKLGLYTEPNPANKDGHTPSLLVGNETTGQWMRNSALDNPKFLARTIGDWLNSWKTSKPGVSYAEAPKLTLDNGQYAFSTHCAPCHSIGGGVKIGPDLAGVTGIRDRAWLSRFIVAPATMLAERDPLAVSLYEKYKPVQMPNLDLKQEDAADILMYLEKQGSAIRGTAAQGAIAAVPLPAGTDLQPIVAPYLHVQQELSSDVLVSVSENARVIASEAGRFGPGGEPIRLAAESLEHAVDLVTARAAFGHLGDALMTSARASNVRLVGPDVRVAYCPMAKKYWLQIGEEIRNPFYGKSMLDCGRIVAELPELR; this is encoded by the coding sequence ATGCGGTCGATGTTCTGGTTGCGAATCGCCCCGGTGCTCGTGGTCGCGTGCGCCGTCGTGGCCGCGGTTGCGTTCGAATCCGTGCCTGCCGCCGCCGACAATTCCCATTGGGGCGCGAACTACTTCCCCAACGTCACGCTCACGACGCACGAGGGCCGGCAGGTGCACTTCTACGACGACCTCGTCAGGGGCAAGATCGTCGCGATCGATCTCATCTATACGACCTGCAAGTACGCGTGCCCGCTCGAGACCGCGCGGCTCGCGCAGGTGCAGACGCTGCTCGGCGATCGCATGGGGCGGGACGTGTTCTTCTACTCCATCACGATCGACCCGGACCATGACACGCCTCCAGTCCTGAAGGCCTACGCCGAGAAGTACCATGCCGGACCCGGCTGGCTGTTCCTCACGGGGAAGGCGTCGGACATCGAGCTGATCAGCAGGAAGCTCGGGCTGTACACCGAGCCTAATCCCGCCAACAAGGACGGTCACACGCCCAGCCTGCTCGTCGGCAACGAGACAACCGGCCAGTGGATGCGAAACTCCGCGCTCGACAATCCGAAGTTCCTGGCGAGGACGATTGGCGACTGGTTGAACAGCTGGAAGACGTCGAAGCCGGGCGTCAGCTACGCGGAGGCGCCGAAGCTGACGCTCGACAACGGCCAGTACGCCTTCTCCACCCACTGCGCGCCGTGCCACTCGATCGGCGGAGGAGTGAAGATCGGACCGGACCTCGCCGGCGTCACGGGCATTCGCGACCGCGCGTGGCTCTCGCGGTTCATCGTCGCGCCGGCCACGATGCTGGCCGAGCGCGACCCTCTCGCGGTGTCCCTGTACGAGAAGTACAAGCCGGTGCAGATGCCAAACCTGGATCTGAAACAGGAGGACGCGGCCGACATCCTGATGTACCTCGAGAAGCAGGGATCGGCGATCCGAGGTACTGCAGCTCAGGGCGCGATTGCCGCTGTGCCGCTTCCGGCGGGCACAGATCTCCAGCCCATCGTCGCCCCCTATCTTCACGTGCAACAGGAATTGAGCAGCGATGTGCTCGTCAGTGTCAGCGAGAACGCCCGGGTGATCGCGTCCGAGGCTGGGCGCTTCGGACCCGGCGGGGAGCCGATTCGACTGGCGGCCGAGAGCCTCGAGCACGCCGTCGATCTCGTTACCGCACGAGCGGCGTTCGGACACCTTGGCGACGCACTGATGACGTCAGCGCGAGCGTCGAACGTCCGTCTGGTTGGACCCGATGTGCGCGTCGCGTACTGCCCGATGGCGAAGAAGTACTGGCTGCAGATTGGCGAGGAGATCCGGAATCCGTTCTACGGCAAGTCGATGCTCGACTGCGGCCGCATTGTCGCGGAGTTGCCTGAGCTGCGCTAG
- a CDS encoding cytochrome c peroxidase, which yields MLSAVVFGVVIAIVLSMPNPHVRAQGPGRQFELGPPPSLVNGGLGSMRAIHVAQPRDGGTGGDFLADYIANEQAAIVLGKAFFWEEAIGSDRIACASCHFHAGADNRVKNSLDPDLRGVPPGQFNPSSPTGSGAKGGPNYTLTAADFPFHRLSDPDLRDSTVTFDSSDVVSSQGVFATHFVTDRPRRPLDRCIAVADPNFMVGGVQTRRVEPRNTPTVIGAAFNFRNFWDGRANNRFNGVNPFGRRDQSAGVWKVQADGALAMVPVDLSNSSLASQAVGPPGSDFEMSCGGRNFAEIGHKVLPMRPLVNQTVDATDSVLGPFRHASSRGLVRIYADYVKLAFKPAFWKSAQNVTLDPANPTTTTYTLMEANFSLFFGLAVQEYEKTLIPDRTRWDDFVENPLVRQAIAAAQATFTPLDLSACTNTTTTTGSITTVTAPCGLTDQELHGLAIFEGDGIDATRAFAPDGRCSRCHKGPEFTGAGTHMLDLAQIGGLVERMTMGDFSIALYDSGFYNIGVTPTSRDLGIGAQDPFGNSLSLAMEFKAALANAGTTLDCSNLANSFRVGPDPFTVACDSFVEPGLVDSTFRSAIDGAVKVPTLRNVELTGPYFHNGGQATLEQVVAFYNRGGDRQGPFFADTSGFASNPSNADPDIEFIGMTVEDRAALVAFLKTLTDSRVVNESAPFDHPSLRVTNGHVGDNVKVARRPDGKAKDEYLFLPVVGALGRSAKGLPPVKPFLQ from the coding sequence ATGCTCTCGGCCGTCGTGTTCGGCGTCGTCATTGCGATCGTGCTGTCCATGCCGAACCCACACGTCAGGGCGCAGGGGCCAGGCCGGCAATTCGAGCTCGGTCCGCCTCCGTCTCTCGTGAATGGCGGCCTCGGTTCGATGCGGGCGATCCACGTGGCGCAGCCTCGGGACGGCGGTACCGGTGGTGACTTCCTCGCGGACTACATCGCGAACGAGCAGGCGGCGATCGTCCTCGGCAAGGCGTTCTTCTGGGAAGAAGCAATCGGCAGCGATCGCATCGCATGCGCCAGTTGCCATTTCCACGCGGGCGCCGACAACCGAGTGAAGAACTCACTCGACCCGGACCTCCGGGGCGTGCCACCCGGACAGTTCAACCCGTCGAGCCCTACCGGGTCTGGCGCGAAAGGCGGACCGAACTACACCCTGACGGCGGCGGACTTTCCGTTCCACCGGCTGTCCGACCCCGATCTCCGCGATTCGACGGTGACCTTCGACAGCAGCGACGTCGTGTCCTCTCAAGGTGTGTTCGCGACCCACTTCGTGACAGACAGGCCGCGTCGCCCGCTCGACCGCTGCATCGCGGTTGCCGATCCGAACTTCATGGTCGGTGGCGTCCAGACCCGCCGGGTCGAGCCGCGGAATACACCGACCGTCATCGGCGCCGCGTTCAATTTCCGGAACTTCTGGGACGGCCGCGCCAACAACCGGTTCAACGGCGTCAACCCGTTCGGGCGACGGGACCAGTCGGCGGGCGTCTGGAAGGTGCAGGCCGACGGCGCGCTGGCCATGGTTCCAGTGGACCTCTCCAACTCGTCGCTGGCGTCGCAGGCGGTCGGGCCGCCCGGAAGCGACTTCGAGATGTCGTGCGGCGGGCGCAACTTCGCGGAGATCGGTCACAAGGTGCTGCCGATGCGACCGCTGGTCAATCAGACGGTTGATGCGACCGACAGCGTGCTCGGGCCGTTCCGGCACGCCTCGAGCCGGGGTTTGGTGAGGATCTACGCAGACTACGTCAAGTTGGCGTTCAAACCGGCATTCTGGAAATCGGCGCAGAACGTGACGCTAGATCCTGCGAACCCGACGACCACCACCTATACGCTGATGGAGGCGAACTTCTCGCTGTTCTTCGGCCTCGCGGTCCAGGAATACGAGAAGACGCTGATCCCGGATCGCACCCGGTGGGATGACTTCGTCGAAAACCCGCTGGTCCGGCAGGCGATTGCCGCGGCCCAAGCGACCTTTACGCCGCTCGACCTGTCGGCGTGCACGAACACGACAACCACGACCGGGAGCATCACAACCGTCACGGCACCGTGCGGCCTGACCGATCAGGAACTCCACGGCCTGGCCATCTTCGAGGGCGATGGTATCGACGCCACGCGGGCGTTTGCGCCGGACGGCAGGTGCAGCCGCTGCCACAAAGGCCCGGAGTTCACAGGTGCCGGAACTCACATGCTCGACCTTGCGCAGATCGGTGGCCTGGTCGAGCGGATGACGATGGGCGATTTCTCGATCGCGCTCTACGACTCAGGCTTCTACAACATCGGCGTCACGCCGACCTCACGCGACCTCGGAATTGGTGCGCAGGATCCGTTCGGCAATTCCTTGTCGCTCGCGATGGAGTTCAAGGCCGCGCTTGCGAACGCCGGGACGACGCTGGACTGCTCGAACCTGGCGAATTCGTTCCGGGTGGGGCCAGACCCCTTTACCGTGGCGTGCGACAGCTTCGTCGAGCCGGGGTTGGTGGATTCGACGTTTCGCAGCGCGATTGACGGTGCGGTGAAGGTCCCCACGCTTCGGAACGTCGAACTGACGGGGCCGTACTTTCACAATGGCGGGCAGGCCACGCTCGAGCAGGTCGTCGCGTTCTACAACCGTGGCGGCGACCGGCAGGGTCCTTTCTTCGCTGACACCAGCGGATTCGCCAGCAACCCGTCCAACGCCGATCCTGACATCGAGTTCATCGGCATGACGGTCGAGGATCGGGCAGCGTTGGTCGCGTTCCTGAAGACTCTCACCGATTCGCGGGTGGTCAACGAGTCGGCGCCGTTCGACCACCCGTCGCTCAGGGTCACCAACGGCCACGTCGGAGACAACGTGAAGGTCGCCAGGCGTCCGGATGGCAAGGCGAAGGACGAATATCTGTTCCTGCCGGTGGTCGGCGCGCTCGGCCGATCGGCAAAGGGGCTGCCGCCGGTCAAGCCGTTCCTGCAGTAG